The following coding sequences are from one Timaviella obliquedivisa GSE-PSE-MK23-08B window:
- a CDS encoding nitroreductase family protein yields the protein MPLDVPTAIAQRRSIKTFKSDAIAPELLKQLVELTVAAPSSYNIQAWRIILVQDTAQKAALAEAAWGQAQIVQAPVTFVFATDLSVGTGDLTPVYEQGLETGAWSEATVNYFKTAIPQFYSSVGDKAREYGIKDALIAATHLMLAAESLGLSTCPMNGWIEEKVKAVIGLEDKPEMAIALLVPVGYAAEPRKNPGRLPLSYNVFQDKFGTPYAG from the coding sequence ATGCCTCTTGATGTGCCCACCGCGATCGCGCAACGTCGTTCGATTAAAACCTTTAAGTCTGATGCGATCGCCCCTGAACTGCTCAAGCAATTGGTTGAACTGACCGTCGCTGCCCCTAGCAGCTACAACATTCAGGCATGGCGTATTATTTTGGTGCAAGATACTGCCCAAAAAGCCGCCTTAGCCGAGGCCGCTTGGGGACAAGCGCAAATCGTGCAGGCTCCCGTCACGTTTGTGTTTGCCACCGATCTTTCGGTCGGAACGGGAGATTTAACTCCAGTTTATGAACAAGGATTAGAAACGGGCGCTTGGTCAGAGGCAACAGTCAATTATTTCAAAACTGCAATTCCGCAGTTCTACTCCAGCGTGGGCGATAAAGCCCGCGAGTACGGGATTAAGGATGCGTTGATTGCCGCTACCCATTTAATGCTGGCAGCAGAAAGTTTAGGACTATCAACTTGCCCAATGAACGGTTGGATAGAAGAGAAAGTTAAAGCAGTCATCGGGCTAGAAGACAAGCCAGAAATGGCGATCGCGCTTCTTGTCCCAGTTGGCTACGCCGCTGAACCCCGGAAAAATCCAGGTCGGTTACCGCTCTCATACAATGTTTTTCAAGACAAGTTTGGAACCCCTTATGCAGGCTAA
- a CDS encoding ABC transporter permease codes for MTVTRPRFLGLQPLSHYPRLSIQMMGAGILLTSLFVVAALFSPMLQSWGVLQSPIEALANTPHQPPSAQHWFGTSRQGYDVFSRTLFGSQAALQVVLVATAMSLVVGVPLGLVSGYLGGKLDKVLLFLMDTIYTLPGLLLSVTLAFVVGKGVFNAAIALSIAYVPQYYRVVRNHTVSIKTELFIEAARSMGASTWRVLSKYLFFNVIQSVPVLFTLNAADAVLVLGGLGFLGLGLPEQTPEWGMDLRQALDALPTGIWWTALFPGLALTLLVVGLSLIGEGLNELINPLSQGDN; via the coding sequence ATGACAGTCACCCGCCCTCGATTTCTTGGACTCCAGCCCCTCTCTCACTATCCTCGCCTTTCCATTCAAATGATGGGGGCGGGGATATTGCTCACCTCATTATTTGTAGTAGCTGCCCTGTTCTCGCCGATGCTGCAATCTTGGGGAGTTTTGCAAAGTCCCATTGAAGCCCTAGCCAATACGCCCCATCAACCACCTTCTGCCCAGCACTGGTTTGGCACAAGCCGCCAAGGATACGACGTGTTTTCGCGGACGTTGTTTGGCAGTCAAGCAGCCTTGCAGGTGGTGCTGGTAGCGACGGCAATGAGCCTGGTTGTGGGCGTACCGTTAGGATTAGTCAGTGGTTATTTGGGCGGTAAGTTAGATAAAGTTCTGTTGTTTTTGATGGATACAATCTATACTCTACCAGGATTATTGTTGTCGGTAACGTTGGCGTTTGTAGTGGGGAAAGGAGTGTTTAATGCAGCGATCGCCCTCAGTATTGCCTACGTTCCTCAGTATTATCGAGTGGTTCGCAATCATACCGTCAGCATTAAAACAGAACTATTCATTGAAGCCGCGCGATCGATGGGTGCTTCAACGTGGCGTGTTTTGTCCAAGTATCTGTTCTTCAACGTTATTCAAAGCGTTCCAGTTCTATTCACGCTCAATGCAGCTGATGCAGTTCTGGTCTTGGGCGGTTTAGGCTTCTTGGGCTTAGGCTTGCCTGAACAAACACCAGAATGGGGAATGGATTTACGTCAGGCTCTTGATGCCCTACCCACCGGAATTTGGTGGACAGCTTTGTTTCCAGGATTAGCGCTAACCTTGTTGGTGGTTGGGTTATCTCTAATAGGTGAAGGCTTAAACGAATTAATTAATCCTTTGTCACAAGGGGATAATTAA
- a CDS encoding ROK family protein has product MGIEEVIGIDLGGTAIKLGRFDRQGNCSQSLTIPTPQPPQPEAVLAAMVRAIAQLNALTVVAIGVGTPGPADAAGRIAIYAINLGGWINIPLADWLEAKTGKPTVIGNDANCAGLGEYWVGAGQPFKNLVMLTLGTGVGGAVILNGNLFVGRAGTAGELGLITLNPDGAECNSGNHGSLEQHVSVRAIRRRTGLDAEELGRRATQGNQEAIAFWQSYGRELGTGIASLIYVLTPEAVIIGGGVCQSYEFFFPAAWLEIERRVVAYSRLDVKLLRAELGNQAGMVGAAKLAWDRFRHLGS; this is encoded by the coding sequence ATGGGAATTGAAGAAGTTATCGGCATTGACTTGGGTGGAACAGCTATTAAATTAGGTCGGTTCGATCGCCAGGGAAATTGCTCTCAATCTCTCACAATTCCGACCCCCCAACCGCCCCAGCCTGAAGCAGTTTTGGCAGCAATGGTAAGGGCGATCGCTCAGCTTAATGCTCTAACAGTGGTGGCGATCGGGGTGGGCACACCGGGACCTGCTGATGCTGCGGGACGGATCGCTATCTATGCGATTAACTTGGGCGGTTGGATCAATATTCCGTTAGCAGACTGGCTAGAAGCAAAGACGGGCAAACCGACAGTGATTGGAAATGATGCGAATTGCGCGGGACTAGGCGAATATTGGGTTGGTGCAGGGCAACCGTTCAAGAATTTGGTGATGCTGACCTTGGGAACAGGGGTAGGCGGTGCAGTTATTTTAAATGGCAATCTGTTTGTAGGGCGGGCGGGCACGGCCGGAGAGCTAGGTTTGATTACGCTGAATCCTGATGGGGCTGAATGCAATAGTGGCAATCATGGGTCATTAGAGCAGCATGTATCGGTGCGGGCAATTCGGCGGCGAACAGGCTTAGACGCAGAAGAGTTAGGCAGAAGAGCAACGCAAGGCAATCAAGAAGCGATCGCATTTTGGCAAAGCTATGGACGCGAATTGGGAACTGGAATTGCTAGTTTAATTTATGTGTTGACACCAGAGGCTGTGATCATTGGGGGAGGAGTGTGTCAGAGCTATGAGTTTTTCTTTCCTGCTGCTTGGCTGGAAATTGAGCGGCGAGTTGTGGCATATTCGCGGCTAGATGTGAAGCTGTTACGGGCTGAGTTGGGAAATCAGGCAGGTATGGTAGGGGCTGCAAAGCTAGCATGGGATAGATTCAGGCACTTAGGCTCATAA
- a CDS encoding aminopeptidase P family protein, with protein MPLQIASSPNFSVPSLAETLRQRRQKLAQHINSPVLLWSGQTSSRNFPANVFPYRANSHFLYFAGLPLLNAAIRLEAGRMTLFMDDATPASILWHGDSPKREEIAVQIGADEALPLKELKAYGAATLPVQDAATRSHQSEMLGRSLQDLSGIDRELAKAIVQIRLVHDAGAIDQIRQAAAVTVQAHKVGMVATASAKNEAHVRAAMESAIMGHNMTCAYNSIVTVQGEVLHNNHYHQAIQPGNLLLADVGAETESGWASDVTRTWAVSGQFSPTQRAIYEIVLTAHDLCIGAARPGMEYKDLHLMACEAIAAGLVEVGILRGQPEDLVAMDAHALFFPHGVGHILGLDVHDMEDLGDLAGYEAGRVRSDRFGLGYLRLDRPLRAGMVVTIEPGFYQVPAILQDLERREQYKKAVNWERLEAFADVRGIRIEDDVLITETGNEVLTAELPTKLEAIEELVGSQS; from the coding sequence ATGCCTCTTCAAATCGCATCTTCTCCAAATTTCTCCGTCCCAAGTCTAGCTGAAACGCTCCGCCAACGCCGCCAAAAGCTTGCCCAGCACATTAATAGTCCTGTTCTTCTATGGTCGGGGCAGACGAGTTCTCGCAATTTTCCGGCGAATGTGTTTCCGTACCGTGCCAATAGTCACTTTCTGTACTTTGCAGGGTTGCCGCTGTTGAATGCTGCGATTCGTCTGGAAGCAGGACGCATGACGCTGTTTATGGATGATGCAACGCCCGCCAGTATTCTATGGCATGGAGATAGTCCTAAACGAGAAGAAATTGCGGTGCAAATTGGGGCAGATGAAGCGTTGCCGTTGAAGGAGTTGAAAGCGTACGGGGCGGCGACTTTACCTGTTCAAGATGCTGCAACGCGATCGCACCAGTCAGAAATGTTAGGGCGATCGTTACAAGATTTATCAGGAATCGATCGGGAGTTGGCAAAAGCGATCGTCCAAATTCGCTTAGTTCATGATGCCGGGGCGATCGATCAAATTCGCCAAGCAGCGGCTGTTACTGTGCAAGCGCATAAAGTCGGAATGGTAGCAACTGCTTCTGCCAAAAACGAAGCGCACGTGCGTGCCGCCATGGAAAGCGCCATTATGGGGCACAACATGACCTGCGCTTATAACAGCATTGTTACCGTACAGGGCGAAGTTTTGCACAATAACCATTATCACCAGGCGATTCAACCGGGTAATTTGTTGCTAGCAGATGTTGGGGCAGAGACAGAATCAGGCTGGGCTTCAGATGTAACGCGGACTTGGGCGGTATCGGGACAGTTTTCGCCTACGCAGCGGGCTATTTATGAGATCGTGTTAACTGCCCATGATTTATGTATTGGAGCGGCTCGTCCTGGTATGGAGTATAAGGATTTGCACTTGATGGCGTGTGAGGCGATCGCGGCTGGCTTGGTTGAGGTGGGCATTTTGCGAGGACAGCCTGAAGACCTGGTTGCAATGGATGCCCACGCGCTGTTTTTTCCTCACGGAGTTGGGCATATTTTGGGGCTAGATGTGCATGATATGGAAGACTTGGGAGACTTGGCGGGATATGAAGCAGGGCGAGTGAGAAGCGATCGCTTTGGGCTGGGATATCTTCGCCTCGATCGTCCTTTGCGGGCTGGAATGGTCGTTACTATCGAACCAGGCTTTTATCAAGTCCCCGCAATTTTGCAAGACTTGGAACGTCGGGAGCAATACAAAAAGGCTGTGAATTGGGAACGCCTTGAAGCATTCGCAGATGTACGTGGTATTCGCATCGAAGACGATGTGTTGATTACTGAAACAGGGAACGAAGTATTAACGGCAGAGCTACCAACAAAATTAGAGGCGATCGAAGAATTAGTGGGTTCTCAATCCTAA
- a CDS encoding HNH endonuclease — protein MARVYIPADVEWRVRKDARNHCGYCLSPQHLVMARLEIDHITPVSKGGSKNESNLWLACPICNRYKSDKREGIDPETGVTVKLFNPRTQSWFEHFQWTQEGLRIIGRSPIGRATVVTLHLADDPDAIEVRSYWVKVG, from the coding sequence ATGGCGCGGGTATATATTCCAGCCGATGTTGAATGGCGTGTCCGTAAAGATGCTCGTAACCATTGCGGATACTGTCTTAGCCCGCAACACCTTGTAATGGCTCGATTAGAGATTGATCACATTACTCCAGTGTCCAAGGGAGGTTCTAAGAATGAATCAAATTTGTGGTTAGCTTGCCCCATCTGCAATCGTTATAAAAGCGACAAAAGGGAAGGAATTGATCCAGAAACAGGCGTAACGGTGAAACTGTTTAATCCTCGAACTCAATCTTGGTTTGAGCATTTTCAATGGACTCAAGAGGGACTGAGAATCATTGGACGATCGCCTATAGGTCGAGCGACGGTCGTAACACTTCACCTTGCTGATGATCCTGACGCAATAGAAGTTCGTAGCTATTGGGTGAAGGTGGGGTAG
- the nei gene encoding endonuclease VIII gives MPEGPEIKRAADAIAKAVIPHPVTSIFFAFNHLKPFEQVFEGREIVGVKPQGKALLIRFDNDLSIYSHNQLYGKWMIRAAQNYPKTGRQLRLAIHNEKKSALLYSASDITVLDDVAIATHPFLSKLGLDVLDPATTVAQIIERFQDKRFYRRGFPTLLLDQHFLCGLGNYLRSEVLFVARVHPALRPVDCSTEQIEKLAAGAIAVTYQSYKFNGITNDLQLASQLKQAGKRRRDYRHYVFGRQGQPCFICGMAIVKEEMGGRRMYYCPNCQRK, from the coding sequence ATGCCCGAAGGCCCTGAAATCAAACGTGCCGCCGATGCGATCGCCAAAGCGGTGATTCCACATCCGGTGACTTCTATTTTTTTTGCTTTTAATCATCTCAAGCCATTTGAGCAGGTTTTTGAGGGTCGAGAAATTGTTGGCGTTAAACCCCAAGGGAAAGCCCTGCTGATTCGGTTTGACAACGACCTTAGTATCTACAGCCATAATCAGCTATATGGCAAGTGGATGATTCGCGCTGCTCAGAATTATCCAAAAACGGGACGGCAGTTAAGGCTGGCAATTCACAATGAGAAGAAGTCGGCGTTACTGTACAGCGCATCAGATATTACGGTGCTGGACGATGTGGCGATCGCGACTCATCCGTTTTTAAGTAAGCTGGGGCTGGACGTGCTTGATCCAGCTACGACAGTCGCCCAAATTATCGAACGATTTCAGGATAAGCGGTTCTACCGTCGGGGCTTCCCAACACTGTTGCTAGATCAGCATTTTTTATGCGGGCTGGGCAACTATTTACGGAGCGAAGTCTTGTTTGTGGCACGGGTGCATCCGGCATTGCGTCCGGTGGATTGTTCGACAGAGCAGATCGAAAAGTTGGCAGCGGGGGCGATCGCAGTGACGTATCAGTCTTACAAATTTAATGGGATCACGAATGATTTACAGTTAGCAAGTCAATTGAAGCAGGCGGGAAAGCGGCGACGGGATTATCGGCATTATGTGTTTGGGCGGCAGGGACAGCCTTGCTTTATTTGTGGAATGGCGATCGTGAAAGAAGAAATGGGAGGAAGGCGGATGTATTATTGCCCGAACTGTCAGAGAAAGTAG
- a CDS encoding CoA-binding protein has protein sequence MLFTSDSKVIVQGIKEPLGSVYAPLMQDYGTQVVAGISPGHAGESLEGIPIFDMVEQALATVAADISVIFVPPYEVLDAALEAIAAGIRQLILITEGVPPLDIVHLLRKAEATETLVVGPSCPGVIVPGKILLGTHPAALYRSGTVGVVSRSGSLTYEVAHELTKAGLGQSLVVSIGGDRIPGSSFQQWLQILEEDDQTEMIVLVGEIGGDSEEAAARYITEQIDKPVIAYIAGRTTPKGQAIGHAGAIIAARMAGMGTEVGTAESKLAAFKQAKIPVASSPWQIPELVHQVLQAQQAQQA, from the coding sequence ATGCTTTTCACGTCTGATAGCAAAGTAATTGTACAAGGCATTAAAGAGCCGCTGGGTTCGGTTTATGCGCCGCTCATGCAAGATTATGGCACCCAGGTTGTGGCTGGGATAAGTCCGGGGCACGCGGGTGAGTCCTTAGAGGGCATTCCCATCTTCGATATGGTGGAACAGGCACTGGCAACTGTTGCGGCAGATATTAGTGTGATTTTTGTGCCGCCTTACGAAGTGTTAGATGCTGCATTAGAGGCGATCGCAGCGGGTATTCGACAGCTTATTTTAATCACCGAAGGCGTGCCCCCTCTAGATATTGTTCATCTGTTGCGTAAAGCTGAAGCAACAGAAACCTTGGTGGTGGGCCCTAGTTGCCCAGGGGTAATTGTGCCTGGGAAGATTTTATTAGGCACTCATCCAGCGGCGCTTTATCGATCGGGAACGGTAGGGGTTGTTAGCCGCAGCGGTAGCCTGACCTATGAGGTTGCGCATGAGCTAACCAAAGCAGGTTTAGGGCAGTCGTTAGTCGTGAGTATTGGCGGCGATCGCATTCCGGGTTCTTCTTTTCAGCAATGGCTGCAAATTTTGGAAGAAGACGACCAGACAGAAATGATTGTCTTGGTAGGCGAGATTGGTGGTGATAGCGAAGAAGCCGCGGCTCGGTACATTACAGAACAAATTGATAAACCTGTCATTGCTTATATCGCCGGACGGACGACTCCCAAAGGTCAGGCAATTGGTCATGCTGGAGCGATTATTGCGGCACGGATGGCAGGCATGGGGACAGAAGTAGGGACAGCAGAAAGCAAGTTGGCGGCATTTAAGCAAGCCAAGATTCCGGTCGCCTCTAGTCCCTGGCAAATTCCAGAACTAGTGCATCAGGTGCTTCAAGCACAGCAGGCGCAACAGGCGTAA
- a CDS encoding succinate--CoA ligase subunit beta: MDLLEYQAKDLFHQMGIPVLPSQRIAHPRDLKGLKISYPVVLKSQVRTGGRSKAGGIKFVENTIDAVAAAQAIFHLPIMGCYPEVLLAEAKYNPDREFYLAIMLDSSTRRPLMLGSRQGGVDVESKLEHMQQVVVDQEFSSFYARRLALKMGLEGELIQSVSSVIEKMYNLFIQQDLDLIEINPLAVSTTGELMALDGRVVAEDAALGRRSNIAAFIATIPDTAPSNLSGDGKTKLTSDLKRVQLEGNIGVLCNGAGLMMATLDLIQSAKGKTASFVDIGGEYRYNCPPETLQERLQQGLDLILADKTVKAVLVNVLGSVISCRQVAEGMTFYLRNRKNTPPIVVRLVGDRLEQAAELLAKSKIPMTDSLEDAIAKTVILSQS, encoded by the coding sequence ATGGACTTGTTAGAGTATCAAGCAAAGGATTTATTCCACCAGATGGGCATTCCGGTATTGCCATCGCAGCGCATTGCCCACCCCCGAGATTTGAAGGGGCTGAAAATTTCATACCCGGTTGTACTGAAGTCACAGGTACGTACAGGGGGGCGGAGTAAGGCGGGTGGTATAAAATTTGTCGAAAATACGATTGATGCGGTGGCGGCAGCACAAGCCATTTTCCACCTGCCAATTATGGGGTGCTATCCTGAAGTACTCCTAGCGGAAGCGAAATACAATCCCGATCGCGAGTTTTATTTGGCAATTATGCTAGATAGCTCAACCCGTCGTCCGCTGATGCTGGGGTCACGGCAGGGCGGGGTTGATGTGGAATCGAAGTTAGAGCATATGCAGCAGGTTGTGGTTGATCAGGAATTCTCGTCGTTTTATGCTCGGCGCTTGGCGTTGAAAATGGGGCTAGAAGGCGAGTTAATTCAATCGGTGAGTTCGGTCATAGAAAAGATGTACAACCTATTTATTCAGCAAGACCTCGATCTCATTGAAATTAATCCACTTGCTGTGAGTACAACGGGTGAGCTAATGGCGCTAGATGGTAGGGTTGTCGCGGAGGATGCGGCGTTGGGACGGCGATCGAACATTGCGGCATTCATTGCCACCATCCCTGATACCGCTCCATCTAACCTATCTGGAGATGGGAAAACCAAATTAACCTCTGACCTCAAGCGGGTTCAACTAGAGGGGAACATTGGCGTTTTGTGTAATGGGGCGGGTCTGATGATGGCAACGCTAGATCTGATTCAGAGCGCCAAGGGTAAAACCGCCAGCTTTGTTGATATTGGCGGTGAATATCGCTATAACTGCCCGCCTGAGACGCTACAAGAACGGTTGCAGCAAGGCTTAGACCTCATTCTTGCTGATAAAACCGTCAAGGCGGTACTGGTTAATGTTTTGGGGAGCGTTATTTCTTGCCGTCAGGTGGCGGAGGGGATGACCTTTTATTTACGAAATCGCAAAAATACGCCGCCCATTGTCGTGAGGCTAGTTGGCGATCGCCTTGAGCAAGCTGCCGAACTACTGGCGAAAAGCAAAATTCCGATGACGGATAGCTTAGAAGATGCGATCGCTAAAACCGTTATCCTATCGCAGTCCTAG
- the ald gene encoding alanine dehydrogenase, with protein MEIGVPKETKDQEFRVGLSPTSVRSLSDSGHTVAVETEAGIGAGFSDADYIQAGAKIVADAPSAWNRDLVVKVKEPLASEYSLLQKEQILFTYLHLAANRDLTEHLMNSGVTAIAYETVELPNRSLPLLAPMSIIAGRLSVQFGARFLERQQGGRGVLLGGVPGVRPGKVVILGGGVVGTEAAKMAVGLGAQVQIVDISVERLDYLETLFGSRVELLYSSTLQIEAIVPEADLLIGAVLVPGRKAPTLVPRALVETMRPGSVLVDVAVDQGGCIETLRPTSHTQPTYIEAGVVHYGVPNMPGAVPWTATQALNNSTFPYVQRLANQGLTALISSEALGKGLTIQDHKIVHPTIREVFTDLAN; from the coding sequence ATGGAAATTGGTGTGCCAAAAGAAACCAAAGACCAAGAATTTCGGGTTGGGCTAAGTCCGACAAGTGTGCGATCGCTCTCGGATAGCGGACATACTGTAGCAGTCGAAACAGAAGCAGGCATTGGAGCGGGCTTCTCTGATGCCGACTATATTCAAGCAGGAGCCAAAATCGTTGCCGATGCTCCTTCAGCTTGGAACCGAGATTTGGTAGTCAAGGTCAAAGAACCTTTGGCATCTGAGTACTCTTTACTTCAGAAGGAACAAATTTTATTTACTTATCTTCATTTGGCAGCCAATCGGGATTTAACAGAACATTTAATGAATTCTGGGGTAACGGCGATCGCTTACGAAACAGTAGAGCTTCCAAACCGTAGCCTCCCCCTCCTTGCCCCCATGAGTATCATCGCTGGGCGGCTCTCGGTGCAATTTGGAGCGCGTTTCTTAGAGCGTCAGCAAGGGGGACGAGGGGTGCTGTTAGGCGGCGTACCTGGGGTAAGACCTGGAAAGGTCGTGATTTTGGGCGGCGGCGTAGTGGGCACCGAAGCTGCAAAAATGGCGGTGGGTCTAGGTGCACAAGTCCAAATTGTTGATATTAGCGTAGAGCGCTTGGATTACTTAGAAACGCTGTTTGGCTCACGAGTTGAGCTACTTTACAGCAGTACCTTACAAATTGAGGCGATCGTCCCAGAAGCCGACCTTTTAATTGGGGCAGTTCTCGTTCCCGGTCGCAAAGCGCCTACCCTCGTCCCTCGTGCCCTCGTCGAAACAATGCGTCCTGGCTCCGTGCTGGTAGATGTTGCCGTGGATCAGGGCGGCTGCATTGAAACGCTACGTCCCACCTCCCATACCCAACCCACCTATATCGAAGCCGGAGTCGTTCACTATGGCGTACCTAATATGCCTGGAGCCGTACCCTGGACAGCGACCCAAGCTCTTAACAACAGCACTTTTCCCTATGTTCAAAGACTTGCAAATCAAGGTTTAACTGCATTAATATCAAGCGAAGCTTTAGGAAAAGGCTTAACTATCCAAGACCACAAAATTGTTCATCCGACGATCCGTGAAGTGTTTACAGACTTGGCAAACTAG
- a CDS encoding SH3 domain-containing protein, with amino-acid sequence MATRNSHTRPRLATKLLLPAALGIMLLAACSSMTQPSAKAPAKTTGATEEKKADGALTFPQATCGEEASTPSENWYPVFIDGAELTAIRSQYCGNAISEVRSKTGAPTVQVASFTSYEKAKKFAAAVGGEVDVVGSSPGAKPGSSQANSPSSEELTTGKTATLASAETGSPINIRQSASTDASVLEVAYSGDAIKVASKTQGTDGYTWYKVELDSGSSGWVRSDLITTSTASANPTRTAARDTTSSTTSSTTDAASTTIASAPASTSSSSTTAASTPSTGSTATTRSTNASSERTATITSNDPDSPINVRSGAGTDAEVQDVAYGGDRIQITDSQQGDDGQTWYQVEFESGASGWVRSDFIDN; translated from the coding sequence ATGGCAACTAGAAATTCGCACACCCGTCCACGGCTTGCCACAAAGCTTCTGCTTCCCGCTGCTTTAGGGATAATGCTGCTGGCAGCTTGTAGCTCGATGACTCAGCCTTCAGCAAAAGCACCTGCTAAGACGACAGGAGCAACCGAGGAAAAGAAGGCAGATGGAGCGTTAACGTTCCCTCAGGCAACTTGCGGTGAGGAAGCTTCAACGCCGAGTGAGAACTGGTACCCGGTCTTTATTGATGGGGCGGAACTGACTGCAATTCGCAGCCAATATTGTGGCAACGCTATTAGCGAAGTACGCAGCAAAACGGGTGCGCCCACCGTTCAAGTTGCAAGCTTCACCAGCTATGAGAAGGCGAAGAAGTTTGCCGCAGCGGTTGGGGGCGAGGTAGATGTAGTGGGAAGTTCACCTGGAGCTAAGCCGGGCAGTAGCCAAGCTAACAGCCCTAGCTCAGAGGAATTGACAACAGGCAAAACTGCTACGCTTGCTTCTGCTGAAACGGGTTCGCCTATCAATATTCGTCAAAGCGCCAGTACTGATGCTTCGGTACTGGAAGTCGCGTATTCAGGTGATGCTATTAAAGTTGCTTCTAAAACCCAGGGCACTGATGGTTACACTTGGTACAAAGTTGAGTTGGATTCTGGGTCATCGGGTTGGGTACGCAGTGACTTGATTACTACAAGTACAGCCAGCGCCAACCCTACCCGCACTGCTGCTAGAGATACAACTTCGTCCACAACCTCATCTACGACCGACGCAGCATCGACTACAATCGCCTCTGCGCCCGCTTCAACTTCTAGTTCTTCAACAACGGCGGCTTCTACTCCATCGACTGGCTCAACGGCGACAACCCGTTCTACAAATGCCTCCAGTGAACGCACGGCAACGATTACTAGCAATGATCCTGACTCGCCAATTAATGTTCGATCGGGGGCAGGAACTGATGCAGAAGTGCAAGACGTTGCCTATGGTGGCGATCGTATTCAAATTACTGATAGCCAACAAGGTGATGATGGGCAAACTTGGTACCAGGTAGAGTTTGAATCGGGTGCATCGGGATGGGTACGGAGCGACTTTATCGATAATTAG
- a CDS encoding NAD(P)-dependent oxidoreductase: MKKLLVTGASGFLGWHLCRLAQAIGQVYGIYHHQAIAAKYPQGVASSHPQEAALPQILSIPLDLTDLTALKTQFQILKPDAVIHTAAISSPNACQENPIPSSAVNVHASWHLAELSAAAQIPYLFTSSEQVFNGLNPPYRETDRVCPINHYGEQKVAAEVGILERHPAATICRMPLMYGVAPRPSFIQPFIEALKSGQPLNLFTDEIRNPVSGTAAAQGILMALEKQVTGYLHLGGKEQLSRYEMGLLLADILQIESPKLNACRQADVKMSAPRPPNASLDSSVAYSLGYAPRSMREELRELLN; this comes from the coding sequence ATGAAAAAACTTTTAGTTACTGGTGCCAGCGGATTCTTGGGCTGGCATCTTTGTCGGCTTGCCCAAGCAATCGGGCAGGTTTATGGCATCTATCATCATCAGGCGATCGCGGCGAAATACCCGCAAGGGGTCGCCTCAAGTCATCCGCAAGAGGCTGCCCTCCCCCAAATCCTATCCATCCCACTCGATCTAACTGACCTCACGGCACTCAAAACCCAATTTCAAATTCTCAAGCCCGATGCGGTCATCCACACCGCAGCCATCTCAAGTCCTAACGCTTGCCAAGAAAATCCCATCCCATCCTCCGCTGTTAACGTCCACGCCTCATGGCACCTCGCAGAACTTAGCGCTGCTGCCCAAATTCCTTACCTGTTTACTTCCTCAGAACAAGTTTTCAACGGCTTAAACCCGCCCTACCGTGAAACCGATCGCGTCTGTCCCATCAACCATTATGGCGAACAAAAAGTTGCTGCCGAAGTTGGCATTTTAGAACGACACCCCGCCGCCACCATCTGTCGAATGCCGCTGATGTATGGAGTTGCCCCCCGTCCTAGCTTCATCCAGCCCTTTATCGAAGCCCTTAAGTCAGGACAGCCGCTTAACTTATTCACTGACGAAATTCGCAACCCAGTCAGCGGCACAGCCGCCGCACAAGGCATTTTAATGGCATTAGAAAAACAGGTCACAGGCTATTTGCACTTGGGCGGCAAGGAGCAGCTATCACGCTATGAAATGGGGCTGCTGTTAGCAGATATTTTGCAGATTGAAAGCCCAAAATTAAACGCTTGCCGTCAAGCCGATGTAAAAATGTCTGCGCCTCGTCCTCCCAATGCTTCGTTGGATAGTTCCGTAGCATATAGCTTGGGATATGCGCCGCGATCGATGCGAGAAGAGTTGAGGGAGTTACTAAATTAA